TCACAGGCCCAGATAGAGGAGGCCTTCCCGACCCAACCGACCTCCGTCACGCCGACCGCGGGCGGCAACACCTACATCGTCACCTTCCAGTCGACGAACACCGATGCGCTCACCAACGCCGCCCAGTCCGCGGGCTATCAGGTGGACTCCGTCCAGGCCACCTCCGCGAACTTCGGCGCGGGGGCCCAGCAGACGGGCGTGATCGGGCTGATCGCGGCGTTCGCCGGAATGGCGCTTCTGGTGTTCGCCCTCTTTCGGACCTTCGTCCCCTCGATCGCGGTGATCGCCTCGGCGTTCTCCGATATCGTGATCCCGCTCGCGCTGATGAACCTCTTCGGGATCAAGCTCTCGCTCGGGACGGTCGCGGCGCTCCTGATGCTGATCGGCTACAGCGTCGACTCGGACATCCTGCTCAACAACCACGTCCTCCGGCGACGGGGTGACTTCTACGAGAGCACGTATCGTGCGCGCCGCACGGGGGTGACGATGACCCTGAGCTCGATCGCCGCGATGACGGTGATGGCGGTCGTCGCGAGCGACTTCGTTCTCGGGATCCCGCTCCTCCCGGAGGTCGGCACGATCCTCGTGATGGGGCTCATCACCGACCTGATGAACACCTACCTCCTCAACGTCAGCCTGCTTCGCTGGTACAAGTACGAGGGGGTCGCGCGATGATACGCGACAACTGGCGGATCGCCCTGCTCGTTGTGTTCGTCGTCGTCGCCGGGCTGGCGCTGTTCGTGCCCGGGTTCGGCGTCGGGGGCGGCGGCAACGCCGCCGTGGCCAACACCACGAGCGGCCCCACGAACCTCCAGTTCGGCCTCGAACTCTCGGGCGGGACCCAGATCCGCGCGCCGCTGGTCGGGATGACCGCCGAGAACGTGAACGTCCAGCCGGGCCAGCAGGCCAACCTCACCGGATCGGTGGCGGAGGACCTCGGGATCTCACCGACCGACGTCCAAGTCAGAGTCGGTAACGAGTCGGCCACCGTCGAGGTGTTCTCGGGGAACGTCTCACAGGGACAGTTCGCGAACGCGCTCCAGCAGGAGGGATACGACGTCACCCAAGACGACATCCGAAACGGGCTGACCCAGCAGACCTACGACGACGCCGTCGAGGTGCTCGA
This is a stretch of genomic DNA from Halococcus salsus. It encodes these proteins:
- the secF gene encoding protein translocase subunit SecF, which encodes MVAFDVPDLDYTRYTDRQLAAVPLAVLVLALCVLGGWFLVTGAPVTPGIDFTGGTEVQVSTGASQAQIEEAFPTQPTSVTPTAGGNTYIVTFQSTNTDALTNAAQSAGYQVDSVQATSANFGAGAQQTGVIGLIAAFAGMALLVFALFRTFVPSIAVIASAFSDIVIPLALMNLFGIKLSLGTVAALLMLIGYSVDSDILLNNHVLRRRGDFYESTYRARRTGVTMTLSSIAAMTVMAVVASDFVLGIPLLPEVGTILVMGLITDLMNTYLLNVSLLRWYKYEGVAR